The Candidatus Desulfatibia profunda sequence CGGAGTTTTGAAAAAGATAGAAAAAGATGACGCAGAACTTCTGTCAATGACTACTGTTAAAACTCTGAAAGCTTCTGAAATTCAAAATCTTATAGACAGTGATACAGCGATAGCGGAATATTACGTTACCCGGGATGGAGTCTTAATATGGATTGTTACCAGTGATTCCATCCAGGCAACAAAGGTCGAAATACCGGAATGGCTTCTGGCAAAAAAGGTGTTGGAATTCCGGGAGAACGTGACAAACCCCGGAATCCGGAATAGAAAGGAGGACTTAAAAGAAAAAATATCCAGCGTGCGCCTTGAGATTACACCGGCACGGTTTAAGAAAGATGAAGAATACTCAATACGTGTTTATGCCCAAAATAATATGTCTTTATTTCTTTCCATTGACAAGATGGACACAAAGATTGGTGAGCATGTAAACACCAGCGTAGACATGCTTGAAAGAGAAATACCTGGAGGAGAGGAAAGATTAATTTCTGAAGCGAAATATGTTCCAACCAAATTTTTTTCAATGAATATTACTCCAGGCGTTCATCAGGTGATTTTGCATACAGATCAGGGGAAGCTTGCCAGTAATATTTTAGAAGTTGCAGTTCATGAAAATAATTTAGTTACCATTACGGATAAGGGCTTTGACGAGGAACCTAAAGGTGTCCGAGCCGATCTGTATAAATATGAAAACATGTCCCTTTATGACATACTCATAAAGCCGGTAAACCCACATCTTACCAGAAAAAGACTCGGTATCGTTCCCCATGGGATACTCCACTATCTGCCTTTTGCGGCACTTCGACACAATGACCGTTTTCTGATTGAGGACTATTCACTGGTTTATTTTACTTCTGCCACAGTATATAAATTCTGCAAAAATAAGAGTAAGGAGTTGGGGGGGAAATACTTGCCTTTGGCAACCCTGATCTCGGTCAACCTTCACTGGACATCCCTTTTGCCCTCAAGGAAGTGGCTTCTATTAGTAATCTTTACCCTAAATCACAGGTGCTTGTACGAGCTGAGGCAAGTGAAGAGGCATTTAAATCGTTATCCGGATCTTACAATGTGCTGCACCTGGCATCGCATGGCACATTTAATGCAGACCAACCTCTCCAATCAGCACTCCTTTTAAGTCCTTCAGGCAAAGAAGACGGCAAGCTGACTGTAAGTGAAATATTCGACCTGGAGCTTAACGCAAGTCTGGTAACGCTAAGCGCCTGCCAGAGTGGTATGAGCCGCATAAAAGCTGGAGACGAACTTATGGGGTTTCCAAGGGCATTTATATATGCCGGCGTACCGGCTGTTGTCGCAACTCTGTGGAATGTGAGTGATGAAGCCACAGCTATTCTTATGGACGATTTTTATCGAAACCTAAAAGTTTCGGACAAGGCAGAAGCCCTGAGATCGGCACAGCTAAAACTGCTGAAAAACCCTGGAAGTCGAAATGCTTATTACTGGGCGGCATTTTATTTAACTGGAGATTTTAGGTAAAATTTCCGTTGTTGCGGAGACGATATAAAAAACAGGAAAAGTAACAAAGGTTGAACATATTAAAACGAATTTAAACTTTATCCAGACTTTTAGATATCTGCAATCCTGCAGTTTAAAGTTGGTGCAGAAGTTGTGAAGTGAATGGGGTCTGAATGGGTCAAATTTGCATGCCGATTGACATATTTCTTGCTCATGGACGAAGACTGGCATGCCATCAAGGATTTTATCGCCTTTGATACGGAGTAATACCATAGAGAAAAAATAAGGAATGTTGGTGTCAGAATTTGACACGATATCAATACTCGCAAACGCACCAATCAAAGTCCGGCACCATTTGACTTCCAGTTTCTTGGTGCCGTCATTTTAAAAATGAAAGGAGGGTAATTATCATGCGTATCGCTATAATTTCTGATACTCATTTTGGGGACCCCATGGGGACACTTGTCCAAAGTGATGACCATGGTAAGATCGTCATAGGCCCCAGGTACAAGGATTTTAAGAAAGCCATCGGAACAAATAACGACTACCTGATTCTGCTTGGCGACATTCTTGACTTCTCCATCGTCAGTTATGAGGAGGCTTACGACTTCGCCAGGATATTTTTTCTTCAACTTCAGCAAGACAAAATCGCAAAAGAGATCATTTATGTTTGCGGCAACCACGATGCAGACCTCTGGCACATCGTGGAGCACGAAGTTAATGTCATCAACCCGATCAAAAGTGGAAAAGCGCCCAGACCCTTTCATCTCTCTCTGCCTGGGGTTATCGACGACCGGAAGGCCGGCTTGAACAAAGGATTTACCCTGCCCGGCGTGACACAGCGAAAGGGAGAGATCTCGAAATATGCAGGCCTGTATTTTGATAACATCACTGTCACCTCGCAAAACGGGCAGTCCGTGGGTACGCCCACCCTTTTCAATTTTTGCTATCCGAATTTATACCTTGCTACAGATTACGGCACGGCGCTAGTCACTCACGGCCAATATTTCGAGGCCTATTGGGCCATGGCCTGTGAATGGGCCATGAAACTTGCCCTCGAAGATCTAAAGATCGGCAGTGCCCTGGATCTAAAGGAGATGGTCGGGATCAACTTCCCCCTCTCTCAGCTTGCCTGCTCCGGCGTGGGCCAGGCCGGTCCCCTCACCAAGGTCGTCCGACAGGTCCAGCGCGATGTTAAAGATGCTGATCTGAGGCGCGTCAAAAAATATCTGGATCGACTGGATTATGAAGTCGACAAGTTGACCCGCTTCCCCTGGTACAAAC is a genomic window containing:
- a CDS encoding metallophosphoesterase; translated protein: MRIAIISDTHFGDPMGTLVQSDDHGKIVIGPRYKDFKKAIGTNNDYLILLGDILDFSIVSYEEAYDFARIFFLQLQQDKIAKEIIYVCGNHDADLWHIVEHEVNVINPIKSGKAPRPFHLSLPGVIDDRKAGLNKGFTLPGVTQRKGEISKYAGLYFDNITVTSQNGQSVGTPTLFNFCYPNLYLATDYGTALVTHGQYFEAYWAMACEWAMKLALEDLKIGSALDLKEMVGINFPLSQLACSGVGQAGPLTKVVRQVQRDVKDADLRRVKKYLDRLDYEVDKLTRFPWYKQYLEWLTDMVSDQIKKMALEFIGNMEDTRYSEEFIHKKEVQDRFMNFFSASLLEIDNLNIKYGYDIPLPRYVIFGHTHQPIPWGAPDAPKAKTASDAGIQQITLYNAGGWLNKKDKNVEKFVGAEVFIYSTGEGFTSIPIR
- a CDS encoding CHAT domain-containing protein; amino-acid sequence: MSRIKAGDELMGFPRAFIYAGVPAVVATLWNVSDEATAILMDDFYRNLKVSDKAEALRSAQLKLLKNPGSRNAYYWAAFYLTGDFR
- a CDS encoding CHAT domain-containing protein, encoding MQNTAKIFVLRLLFSILMICFFSGFTSQYRYLMKLQHQVDLETEGKYKELLEEYMEDLKSAREKQNRYPQISKLKQIGQVYLQKLKDYSQAVIQYLQDVIDEYESGRVIFSRSDLDSKLIQKIDSLDELAYAFQKLGIKQKAVEALAELINYFEEIRAKLTKESQKISYMGTRNEVYDRIIELLLSQGRASEALDYVERARARAFIDILGDKELKAKSQKVQELLTKKKSAETRYYGLLQEISGDVASRERSIQIVQKEMDGVLKKIEKDDAELLSMTTVKTLKASEIQNLIDSDTAIAEYYVTRDGVLIWIVTSDSIQATKVEIPEWLLAKKVLEFRENVTNPGIRNRKEDLKEKISSVRLEITPARFKKDEEYSIRVYAQNNMSLFLSIDKMDTKIGEHVNTSVDMLEREIPGGEERLISEAKYVPTKFFSMNITPGVHQVILHTDQGKLASNILEVAVHENNLVTITDKGFDEEPKGVRADLYKYENMSLYDILIKPVNPHLTRKRLGIVPHGILHYLPFAALRHNDRFLIEDYSLVYFTSATVYKFCKNKSKELGGKYLPLATLISVNLHWTSLLPSRKWLLLVIFTLNHRCLYELRQVKRHLNRYPDLTMCCTWHRMAHLMQTNLSNQHSF